One stretch of Roseimicrobium sp. ORNL1 DNA includes these proteins:
- a CDS encoding glycosyltransferase has translation MFASPPDRPTTQPQEAVSLQPHALLYATSAGLGGSGLDSTSLEGVLASWRKGFLKKALCYPNRQKEIASGHIRSLQYHPVRLLSALGSRDYYAAKKQTLDKLAARELERGGYDFFHGWSGECFRSLVEAKMRGIPSVMDVPTWHRNKGVAKPNETKKEREARLADRGWKDWRKHLHVTRQQQLAEYDLATLLFMPSQRSKETFLAAGIPESKLHYVGRGVDVGRYQVAEQPPEIFRVIFVGALIKRKGVHLLLEAWKKLNLPNAELLLVGSVHKEIKPALQEFSTPSVKLLGFTKNVSEELRRSSVFAFPTECEGFAKATLEAAACGLPLIATRESGDAIIGGNTGIMIPPNDADALAVAMEYAHTHRETFQSMGRNARRLVEQKFTWDDYRERVLAGYAKAMQLMK, from the coding sequence TTGTTCGCTTCACCACCCGACCGTCCCACTACGCAGCCGCAGGAGGCTGTGTCCTTGCAGCCCCATGCCCTGCTGTACGCCACCAGCGCAGGATTGGGGGGCTCCGGACTGGATTCGACCTCGCTGGAGGGAGTGCTGGCCTCGTGGCGCAAGGGGTTCCTGAAGAAGGCGTTGTGCTACCCGAACCGCCAGAAGGAGATTGCCTCCGGGCATATCCGGTCACTCCAGTACCATCCCGTGCGCCTTCTCTCCGCTTTGGGGAGCCGGGACTACTACGCGGCAAAGAAGCAAACCCTGGACAAGCTGGCGGCTCGTGAACTGGAGCGCGGCGGCTATGATTTCTTCCACGGCTGGAGCGGTGAGTGTTTCCGCTCGCTCGTGGAGGCCAAGATGCGCGGGATCCCTTCCGTGATGGATGTGCCCACGTGGCATCGCAACAAGGGCGTCGCCAAGCCGAACGAAACGAAGAAGGAACGCGAAGCCCGCCTGGCGGATCGCGGTTGGAAGGACTGGCGCAAGCATCTGCACGTGACCCGCCAGCAGCAGCTCGCCGAGTATGATCTGGCCACGCTGCTTTTCATGCCTTCACAACGGTCCAAGGAAACCTTCCTCGCGGCCGGCATTCCCGAAAGCAAACTGCACTACGTGGGCCGCGGCGTGGACGTGGGGCGCTATCAAGTGGCCGAGCAGCCACCGGAGATCTTCCGTGTGATCTTCGTGGGTGCACTCATCAAACGTAAAGGCGTGCACCTCCTGCTGGAGGCCTGGAAGAAACTCAATCTGCCCAATGCGGAACTCCTTCTTGTGGGAAGTGTGCACAAAGAAATCAAGCCGGCGCTTCAGGAGTTCTCCACTCCCAGCGTGAAGCTCCTGGGCTTCACCAAGAACGTGTCCGAGGAACTACGCCGCAGCTCTGTATTCGCGTTCCCCACCGAGTGCGAAGGTTTTGCTAAGGCGACCCTCGAAGCCGCTGCCTGCGGCCTGCCGCTCATCGCCACGCGCGAGTCTGGCGATGCGATCATCGGTGGCAATACCGGCATCATGATTCCGCCAAACGATGCCGACGCCCTCGCCGTGGCCATGGAGTATGCCCACACCCACCGCGAAACTTTCCAGAGCATGGGCAGAAACGCCCGTCGTCTGGTGGAGCAGAAATTTACCTGGGATGACTACCGCGAGCGTGTGCTCGCCGGGTATGCGAAGGCGATGCAACTGATGAAGTGA
- a CDS encoding glycosyltransferase family 9 protein produces MSRILLIQLKRIGDFILTAPAAQALHEAMPGAELVMLVPSGVADLARCLAPVQRVIPYTAGRVNLETWASTIAGEWAACLDFTGTDRSALIAQLSRAKRRIGYSKFTRGLRSMAFTETCDASVRELHTVDFHLALVGTLLGHEVRASEKSPFSIPDGTTASAREKLAESGVGEHEPYAILHIGTAREEKFWPDERWAEVARHLHDHQHLKIVLTGSGDGLEKPHLDHLRSLLHVPYADLTGKLPLTELAAVIRDCRVIAGVDSMAMHLASLFAKPQVALFGPTNPYQWRARHPQARVLTPFSENPVQTFAPKMKKGSMADIPTARVTTSLDSLIG; encoded by the coding sequence GTGTCCCGCATCCTCCTCATCCAGCTCAAGCGCATCGGTGACTTCATCCTCACTGCGCCAGCCGCGCAGGCGTTGCATGAGGCCATGCCGGGTGCGGAGCTGGTGATGCTGGTGCCTTCGGGAGTGGCGGACCTGGCGCGGTGCCTGGCGCCGGTGCAGCGGGTGATTCCGTACACCGCAGGGCGTGTGAATCTGGAGACGTGGGCCTCCACGATCGCGGGTGAGTGGGCAGCGTGTCTGGATTTCACGGGCACGGATCGCAGTGCGCTCATCGCGCAGCTTTCACGCGCGAAGCGGCGCATCGGCTACAGCAAGTTCACGCGTGGTCTGCGCAGCATGGCCTTCACTGAGACGTGTGATGCCTCGGTGCGTGAACTGCACACGGTGGACTTCCATCTCGCGCTCGTTGGCACGTTGCTCGGGCATGAGGTTCGCGCATCCGAGAAGTCACCCTTCAGCATTCCTGACGGCACGACTGCCAGTGCGCGGGAAAAGCTGGCCGAGTCAGGCGTGGGCGAGCACGAGCCGTACGCCATCCTGCACATCGGCACCGCCCGGGAGGAAAAGTTCTGGCCGGACGAGCGCTGGGCGGAAGTCGCGCGCCATCTGCACGATCACCAACATTTGAAGATTGTCCTCACGGGCAGCGGCGATGGCCTGGAGAAGCCGCACCTGGATCATCTTCGTTCCCTTTTGCATGTGCCATATGCCGACTTGACTGGCAAACTTCCCCTGACCGAGCTGGCCGCAGTCATACGCGACTGCCGTGTCATCGCCGGCGTGGATAGCATGGCCATGCATCTGGCGTCCCTGTTTGCGAAGCCGCAGGTGGCGCTTTTTGGTCCTACCAACCCATACCAGTGGAGAGCGCGCCACCCCCAGGCGCGCGTGCTTACGCCTTTCAGCGAGAACCCTGTGCAAACCTTTGCCCCCAAGATGAAAAAGGGGAGCATGGCGGACATTCCGACCGCACGGGTGACAACCTCGCTGGATTCTCTAATTGGTTGA
- a CDS encoding ABC transporter ATP-binding protein — MIRIAFIAYGKLFGYMKPYKGRFATGAVFGVLSGLFNAVMIVGFQIIFTVALPGSASHTQKIPFLGEVDPTEWVVKHLPFLHSMDQKAKEKAAAKEGATSPAPSASGTAPPVTSTPAAESQTPATNATATTPAVAESHGAAKHGAAHPELPRKVTLPVVIFFAALIPLLLFTRGMLTYFSNYCLLWVGNQVLYDLRNDTFASLLRQSIGFYSRAKTGELIQIVFNQARIAQQNVVTLAQDIIQRPVAIISIFVTLLIYEPFFTISSLIVFPLCIGPVMAVGRKVRKAGAKEEEEAGRIMVTMHETFAGIRLVKSHAREKYEMGRFDHAAKKMQELIMRWSKALEIIGPIVEAVAALGIAAGLVYAWQRGIEAQTFLIICMALTQIYPHAKALSRIQLLMQKTVVATTSLFEIMEMKPDIEDVPDAEKLPRVRGELKLNNVSFTYKKADKKKGGFKKATDRPAVQNITLDLKPGNFYALVGPSGSGKSTLFSLLLRFYDPDKGYITLDGHDIRRVTQDSLRDNIGVVSQDTFLFHDTIEENIRYGRLDATKEEIIEAATKAHAHEFILLQEQKYDTMCGDTGSKLSGGQRQRITIARAILRDAPILLLDEAMSAMDSEGEKIIQEAINNLIEGRTVIAIAHRLSTILHANQIVVMEHGEVIDMGSHDELLQRCDLYQRLYHLQFKSGKVAPDEAVADVNLDEPYETEAIEAAES; from the coding sequence GTGATACGCATTGCGTTCATCGCCTACGGCAAGCTCTTCGGTTACATGAAGCCCTACAAGGGGCGCTTCGCCACGGGAGCCGTTTTCGGCGTCCTGTCCGGACTCTTCAATGCGGTGATGATCGTGGGTTTCCAGATCATCTTCACTGTGGCGCTGCCGGGTTCTGCGAGCCACACGCAGAAAATACCTTTTTTGGGAGAGGTGGATCCCACGGAGTGGGTGGTGAAGCATCTGCCATTCCTTCATAGCATGGACCAGAAGGCCAAGGAGAAGGCTGCGGCCAAGGAGGGCGCCACATCACCGGCTCCGTCTGCTTCTGGTACAGCGCCTCCCGTCACCAGCACACCTGCTGCAGAGTCTCAAACCCCCGCCACGAATGCTACCGCCACGACACCCGCTGTCGCGGAATCGCATGGTGCGGCCAAGCATGGAGCGGCCCACCCTGAACTGCCGAGGAAGGTCACTCTTCCGGTCGTCATCTTTTTCGCGGCTCTCATACCCCTGCTGCTCTTCACCCGCGGCATGCTCACCTATTTCTCAAACTACTGCCTTCTGTGGGTGGGTAACCAGGTGCTGTATGACCTGCGCAATGATACCTTTGCCTCACTGCTGCGGCAGTCGATTGGCTTCTACTCGCGCGCGAAGACGGGTGAACTGATCCAGATCGTCTTCAACCAGGCGCGCATCGCCCAGCAGAATGTGGTGACACTGGCCCAGGACATTATCCAGCGGCCAGTAGCCATCATCTCCATCTTTGTTACGCTGTTGATTTACGAGCCGTTCTTCACCATCAGCTCGCTGATCGTGTTCCCGCTCTGCATCGGTCCGGTGATGGCCGTGGGGCGCAAGGTGCGCAAGGCCGGTGCGAAGGAAGAAGAAGAGGCGGGTCGCATCATGGTGACCATGCACGAGACCTTTGCCGGCATCCGCCTCGTGAAGTCCCATGCGCGTGAAAAGTATGAGATGGGCCGCTTCGACCACGCAGCGAAGAAGATGCAGGAGCTCATCATGCGATGGAGCAAGGCGCTGGAAATCATCGGCCCCATCGTGGAAGCCGTGGCCGCGCTGGGCATTGCCGCCGGTCTGGTCTATGCATGGCAGCGGGGCATTGAGGCGCAGACGTTCCTCATCATCTGCATGGCGCTCACGCAGATCTACCCGCACGCGAAGGCGCTGAGCCGCATCCAGCTTCTCATGCAGAAGACCGTGGTGGCCACCACCAGCCTCTTCGAGATCATGGAGATGAAGCCGGACATCGAAGATGTGCCGGATGCCGAGAAGCTCCCGCGCGTGCGCGGCGAGCTGAAGCTGAACAACGTCTCCTTCACCTACAAGAAGGCGGACAAGAAGAAGGGCGGCTTCAAGAAGGCCACCGATCGTCCTGCCGTGCAGAACATCACCCTGGACCTCAAGCCGGGGAACTTCTACGCGCTGGTCGGCCCCAGCGGCAGCGGCAAGAGCACGCTCTTCTCCCTGCTGCTCCGGTTCTATGATCCGGATAAGGGCTACATCACGCTCGATGGTCATGACATCCGCCGTGTGACGCAGGACTCGCTCCGCGATAACATCGGCGTGGTGAGTCAGGACACCTTCCTCTTCCACGATACCATCGAGGAGAACATCCGCTACGGCAGGCTGGACGCCACGAAGGAGGAAATCATCGAGGCCGCCACCAAGGCGCATGCGCATGAGTTTATCCTGCTGCAAGAGCAGAAGTATGACACGATGTGCGGCGACACCGGCAGCAAGCTCTCCGGTGGGCAGAGACAGCGCATCACCATCGCGCGTGCCATCCTGCGTGATGCGCCCATCCTTCTGCTGGATGAGGCCATGTCGGCCATGGACTCCGAAGGGGAGAAGATCATTCAGGAGGCCATCAACAACCTGATTGAGGGTCGCACGGTCATCGCCATTGCCCACCGTCTCTCCACGATCCTGCATGCCAACCAGATCGTTGTGATGGAACACGGCGAGGTGATCGACATGGGCTCGCACGATGAGCTCTTGCAGCGTTGTGATCTCTACCAGCGCCTGTACCACCTCCAGTTCAAGAGCGGCAAAGTCGCCCCTGACGAAGCGGTGGCTGACGTGAATCTCGACGAGCCGTACGAGACCGAAGCGATTGAGGCGGCGGAGTCGTAA